A single region of the Ornithorhynchus anatinus isolate Pmale09 chromosome 6, mOrnAna1.pri.v4, whole genome shotgun sequence genome encodes:
- the WDR13 gene encoding WD repeat-containing protein 13 isoform X2: protein MPPPSRCPAEEPAGIRRGCRPSQYNAYRTPTFPQFRTQYIRRRSQLLRENAKAGYEPTLRKQYLRLRGQLLAQRYGPLSEQSSFRAYSNSIVRSSRTTLDRMEDFEEDPRTLGARGHRRSVSRGSYQLQAQMNRAVYDDRPPGSVVPTSVAEASRAMAGDTTLSENYAFAGMYHIFDQHVDEAVPKVQFANDDKHLLACCSLDGSISVCQLVPTPPVVLRVLKGHSRGVSDFAWSLSNDIIVSTSLDTTMRIWATEDGKCIREIPDPDGAELLCCTFQPINNNLTVVGNGKHNLHVVNISTGKKVKGGSSKLTGRVLALSFDSPGRILWAGDDRGSVFSFLFDMATGKLTKAKRLVVHEGSSITSISARSWISREARDPSLLINACVNKLLLYRVVDNEGTLQLKRSFQIQQSTHPVRSIFCPLMSFRQGACVVTGSEDMCVYFFDVERATKAIVNKLQGHSAAVLDVSFNCDESLLASSDAKGMVIVWRREQK, encoded by the exons ATGCCCCCTCCCTCTCGTTGCCCAGCCGAAGAGCCCGCTGGCATCAGGAGGGGATGCCGGCCTTCTCA GTACAACGCCTACCGCACCCCCACCTTCCCGCAGTTCCGCACCCAGTACATCCGGCGCCGCAGCCAGCTGCTGCGGGAGAATGCCAAGGCCGGCTACGAGCCCACCCTGCGCAAGCAGTACCTGAGGCTGCGGGGCCAGCTCCTGGCCCAGCGCTACGGGCCTCTTTCGGAGCAGAGCAGCTTCCGAGCCTACAGCAACAGCATAGTCCGCAGCAGCCGCACCACGCTCGACCGCATGGAG GACTTTGAGGAGGATCCCCGCACCCTGGGCGCCCGTGGACACCGCCGCTCCGTCAGCCGTGGCTCCTATCAGCTGCAGGCCCAGATGAACCGGGCCGTCTACGATGACAG GCCCCCAGGCAGCGTGGTGCCCACATCTGTGGCCGAGGCAAGTCGGGCCATGGCGGGTGACACCACCCTGAGTGAAAATTACGCCTTTGCTGGCATGTACCATATCTTCGACCAGCACGTGGATGAGGCAG TCCCCAAGGTACAGTTTGCCAACGACGACAAACACCTGCTGGCCTGCTGCTCACTGGACGGCAGCATCTCGGTGTGCCAGCTGGTCCCCACGCCGCCCGTGGTGTTGCGGGTGCTGAAGGGGCACTCCCGGGGGGTGTCGGACTTCGCCTGGTCCCTCTCCAATGACATCATCGTCTCCACCTCACTGGACACGACCATGCGCATCTGGGCCACTGAGGATGGCAAGTGCATTCGTGAGATCCCGGACCCCGATGGGGCTGAGCTGCTCTGCTGCACCTTCCAGCCCATCAACAACAACCTGACCGTG GTGGGCAACGGCAAGCACAACCTGCACGTGGTGAACATCTCGACAGGGAAGAAAGTGAAGGGAGGCTCCAGCAAGCTGACAGGCCGCGTGTTGGCCCTGTCTTTCGACTCTCCTGGCCGCATCCTGTGGGCCGGGGATGACCGTGGCAGCgtcttttctttcctgtttgaCATGGCCACGG gAAAGCTGACAAAGGCTAAGCGGCTTGTGGTGCACGAGGGCAGCTCCATCACCAGCATCTCGGCCCGCTCCTGGATTAGCCGCGAGGCCCGTGACCCCTCCTTGCTCATTAACGCCTGTGTTAACAAGCTGCTGTTGTACAG GGTGGTGGATAACGAAGGGACCCTGCAGCTGAAGCGGAGCTTCCAGATCCAGCAGAGCACGCACCCGGTCCGCAGCATCTTCTGCCCCCTCATGTCTTTCCGCCAGGGAGCTTGTGTGG TGACGGGGAGCGAGGACATGTGTGTTTACTTCTTCGACGTGGAAAGAGCCACCAAAGCCATCGTCAATAAACTACAAGGCCACAGTGCGGCTGTGCTGGATGTCAGCTTCAACTGTGACGAAAGCCTGCTTGCCTCTAGCGATGCCAAGGGCATGGTCATTGTCTGGCGCCGAGAGCAGAAGTAG
- the WDR13 gene encoding WD repeat-containing protein 13 isoform X1 translates to MAAVWQQVLAVDARYNAYRTPTFPQFRTQYIRRRSQLLRENAKAGYEPTLRKQYLRLRGQLLAQRYGPLSEQSSFRAYSNSIVRSSRTTLDRMEDFEEDPRTLGARGHRRSVSRGSYQLQAQMNRAVYDDRPPGSVVPTSVAEASRAMAGDTTLSENYAFAGMYHIFDQHVDEAVPKVQFANDDKHLLACCSLDGSISVCQLVPTPPVVLRVLKGHSRGVSDFAWSLSNDIIVSTSLDTTMRIWATEDGKCIREIPDPDGAELLCCTFQPINNNLTVVGNGKHNLHVVNISTGKKVKGGSSKLTGRVLALSFDSPGRILWAGDDRGSVFSFLFDMATGKLTKAKRLVVHEGSSITSISARSWISREARDPSLLINACVNKLLLYRVVDNEGTLQLKRSFQIQQSTHPVRSIFCPLMSFRQGACVVTGSEDMCVYFFDVERATKAIVNKLQGHSAAVLDVSFNCDESLLASSDAKGMVIVWRREQK, encoded by the exons ATGGCCGCAGTGTGGCAGCAGGTGCTGGCAGTGGATGCGAG GTACAACGCCTACCGCACCCCCACCTTCCCGCAGTTCCGCACCCAGTACATCCGGCGCCGCAGCCAGCTGCTGCGGGAGAATGCCAAGGCCGGCTACGAGCCCACCCTGCGCAAGCAGTACCTGAGGCTGCGGGGCCAGCTCCTGGCCCAGCGCTACGGGCCTCTTTCGGAGCAGAGCAGCTTCCGAGCCTACAGCAACAGCATAGTCCGCAGCAGCCGCACCACGCTCGACCGCATGGAG GACTTTGAGGAGGATCCCCGCACCCTGGGCGCCCGTGGACACCGCCGCTCCGTCAGCCGTGGCTCCTATCAGCTGCAGGCCCAGATGAACCGGGCCGTCTACGATGACAG GCCCCCAGGCAGCGTGGTGCCCACATCTGTGGCCGAGGCAAGTCGGGCCATGGCGGGTGACACCACCCTGAGTGAAAATTACGCCTTTGCTGGCATGTACCATATCTTCGACCAGCACGTGGATGAGGCAG TCCCCAAGGTACAGTTTGCCAACGACGACAAACACCTGCTGGCCTGCTGCTCACTGGACGGCAGCATCTCGGTGTGCCAGCTGGTCCCCACGCCGCCCGTGGTGTTGCGGGTGCTGAAGGGGCACTCCCGGGGGGTGTCGGACTTCGCCTGGTCCCTCTCCAATGACATCATCGTCTCCACCTCACTGGACACGACCATGCGCATCTGGGCCACTGAGGATGGCAAGTGCATTCGTGAGATCCCGGACCCCGATGGGGCTGAGCTGCTCTGCTGCACCTTCCAGCCCATCAACAACAACCTGACCGTG GTGGGCAACGGCAAGCACAACCTGCACGTGGTGAACATCTCGACAGGGAAGAAAGTGAAGGGAGGCTCCAGCAAGCTGACAGGCCGCGTGTTGGCCCTGTCTTTCGACTCTCCTGGCCGCATCCTGTGGGCCGGGGATGACCGTGGCAGCgtcttttctttcctgtttgaCATGGCCACGG gAAAGCTGACAAAGGCTAAGCGGCTTGTGGTGCACGAGGGCAGCTCCATCACCAGCATCTCGGCCCGCTCCTGGATTAGCCGCGAGGCCCGTGACCCCTCCTTGCTCATTAACGCCTGTGTTAACAAGCTGCTGTTGTACAG GGTGGTGGATAACGAAGGGACCCTGCAGCTGAAGCGGAGCTTCCAGATCCAGCAGAGCACGCACCCGGTCCGCAGCATCTTCTGCCCCCTCATGTCTTTCCGCCAGGGAGCTTGTGTGG TGACGGGGAGCGAGGACATGTGTGTTTACTTCTTCGACGTGGAAAGAGCCACCAAAGCCATCGTCAATAAACTACAAGGCCACAGTGCGGCTGTGCTGGATGTCAGCTTCAACTGTGACGAAAGCCTGCTTGCCTCTAGCGATGCCAAGGGCATGGTCATTGTCTGGCGCCGAGAGCAGAAGTAG
- the WDR13 gene encoding WD repeat-containing protein 13 isoform X3, producing the protein MVADTAAAGRLPGEAGWRLGHGRSVAAGAGSGCEFRTQYIRRRSQLLRENAKAGYEPTLRKQYLRLRGQLLAQRYGPLSEQSSFRAYSNSIVRSSRTTLDRMEDFEEDPRTLGARGHRRSVSRGSYQLQAQMNRAVYDDRPPGSVVPTSVAEASRAMAGDTTLSENYAFAGMYHIFDQHVDEAVPKVQFANDDKHLLACCSLDGSISVCQLVPTPPVVLRVLKGHSRGVSDFAWSLSNDIIVSTSLDTTMRIWATEDGKCIREIPDPDGAELLCCTFQPINNNLTVVGNGKHNLHVVNISTGKKVKGGSSKLTGRVLALSFDSPGRILWAGDDRGSVFSFLFDMATGKLTKAKRLVVHEGSSITSISARSWISREARDPSLLINACVNKLLLYRVVDNEGTLQLKRSFQIQQSTHPVRSIFCPLMSFRQGACVVTGSEDMCVYFFDVERATKAIVNKLQGHSAAVLDVSFNCDESLLASSDAKGMVIVWRREQK; encoded by the exons GCCGCCGCGGGCAGACTCCCTGGAGAAGCCGGCTGGAGGCTGGGGCATGGCCGCAGTGTGGCAGCAGGTGCTGGCAGTGGATGCGAG TTCCGCACCCAGTACATCCGGCGCCGCAGCCAGCTGCTGCGGGAGAATGCCAAGGCCGGCTACGAGCCCACCCTGCGCAAGCAGTACCTGAGGCTGCGGGGCCAGCTCCTGGCCCAGCGCTACGGGCCTCTTTCGGAGCAGAGCAGCTTCCGAGCCTACAGCAACAGCATAGTCCGCAGCAGCCGCACCACGCTCGACCGCATGGAG GACTTTGAGGAGGATCCCCGCACCCTGGGCGCCCGTGGACACCGCCGCTCCGTCAGCCGTGGCTCCTATCAGCTGCAGGCCCAGATGAACCGGGCCGTCTACGATGACAG GCCCCCAGGCAGCGTGGTGCCCACATCTGTGGCCGAGGCAAGTCGGGCCATGGCGGGTGACACCACCCTGAGTGAAAATTACGCCTTTGCTGGCATGTACCATATCTTCGACCAGCACGTGGATGAGGCAG TCCCCAAGGTACAGTTTGCCAACGACGACAAACACCTGCTGGCCTGCTGCTCACTGGACGGCAGCATCTCGGTGTGCCAGCTGGTCCCCACGCCGCCCGTGGTGTTGCGGGTGCTGAAGGGGCACTCCCGGGGGGTGTCGGACTTCGCCTGGTCCCTCTCCAATGACATCATCGTCTCCACCTCACTGGACACGACCATGCGCATCTGGGCCACTGAGGATGGCAAGTGCATTCGTGAGATCCCGGACCCCGATGGGGCTGAGCTGCTCTGCTGCACCTTCCAGCCCATCAACAACAACCTGACCGTG GTGGGCAACGGCAAGCACAACCTGCACGTGGTGAACATCTCGACAGGGAAGAAAGTGAAGGGAGGCTCCAGCAAGCTGACAGGCCGCGTGTTGGCCCTGTCTTTCGACTCTCCTGGCCGCATCCTGTGGGCCGGGGATGACCGTGGCAGCgtcttttctttcctgtttgaCATGGCCACGG gAAAGCTGACAAAGGCTAAGCGGCTTGTGGTGCACGAGGGCAGCTCCATCACCAGCATCTCGGCCCGCTCCTGGATTAGCCGCGAGGCCCGTGACCCCTCCTTGCTCATTAACGCCTGTGTTAACAAGCTGCTGTTGTACAG GGTGGTGGATAACGAAGGGACCCTGCAGCTGAAGCGGAGCTTCCAGATCCAGCAGAGCACGCACCCGGTCCGCAGCATCTTCTGCCCCCTCATGTCTTTCCGCCAGGGAGCTTGTGTGG TGACGGGGAGCGAGGACATGTGTGTTTACTTCTTCGACGTGGAAAGAGCCACCAAAGCCATCGTCAATAAACTACAAGGCCACAGTGCGGCTGTGCTGGATGTCAGCTTCAACTGTGACGAAAGCCTGCTTGCCTCTAGCGATGCCAAGGGCATGGTCATTGTCTGGCGCCGAGAGCAGAAGTAG
- the WDR13 gene encoding WD repeat-containing protein 13 isoform X4 — MATAAAGRLPGEAGWRLGHGRSVAAGAGSGCEFRTQYIRRRSQLLRENAKAGYEPTLRKQYLRLRGQLLAQRYGPLSEQSSFRAYSNSIVRSSRTTLDRMEDFEEDPRTLGARGHRRSVSRGSYQLQAQMNRAVYDDRPPGSVVPTSVAEASRAMAGDTTLSENYAFAGMYHIFDQHVDEAVPKVQFANDDKHLLACCSLDGSISVCQLVPTPPVVLRVLKGHSRGVSDFAWSLSNDIIVSTSLDTTMRIWATEDGKCIREIPDPDGAELLCCTFQPINNNLTVVGNGKHNLHVVNISTGKKVKGGSSKLTGRVLALSFDSPGRILWAGDDRGSVFSFLFDMATGKLTKAKRLVVHEGSSITSISARSWISREARDPSLLINACVNKLLLYRVVDNEGTLQLKRSFQIQQSTHPVRSIFCPLMSFRQGACVVTGSEDMCVYFFDVERATKAIVNKLQGHSAAVLDVSFNCDESLLASSDAKGMVIVWRREQK; from the exons ATGGCAACG GCCGCCGCGGGCAGACTCCCTGGAGAAGCCGGCTGGAGGCTGGGGCATGGCCGCAGTGTGGCAGCAGGTGCTGGCAGTGGATGCGAG TTCCGCACCCAGTACATCCGGCGCCGCAGCCAGCTGCTGCGGGAGAATGCCAAGGCCGGCTACGAGCCCACCCTGCGCAAGCAGTACCTGAGGCTGCGGGGCCAGCTCCTGGCCCAGCGCTACGGGCCTCTTTCGGAGCAGAGCAGCTTCCGAGCCTACAGCAACAGCATAGTCCGCAGCAGCCGCACCACGCTCGACCGCATGGAG GACTTTGAGGAGGATCCCCGCACCCTGGGCGCCCGTGGACACCGCCGCTCCGTCAGCCGTGGCTCCTATCAGCTGCAGGCCCAGATGAACCGGGCCGTCTACGATGACAG GCCCCCAGGCAGCGTGGTGCCCACATCTGTGGCCGAGGCAAGTCGGGCCATGGCGGGTGACACCACCCTGAGTGAAAATTACGCCTTTGCTGGCATGTACCATATCTTCGACCAGCACGTGGATGAGGCAG TCCCCAAGGTACAGTTTGCCAACGACGACAAACACCTGCTGGCCTGCTGCTCACTGGACGGCAGCATCTCGGTGTGCCAGCTGGTCCCCACGCCGCCCGTGGTGTTGCGGGTGCTGAAGGGGCACTCCCGGGGGGTGTCGGACTTCGCCTGGTCCCTCTCCAATGACATCATCGTCTCCACCTCACTGGACACGACCATGCGCATCTGGGCCACTGAGGATGGCAAGTGCATTCGTGAGATCCCGGACCCCGATGGGGCTGAGCTGCTCTGCTGCACCTTCCAGCCCATCAACAACAACCTGACCGTG GTGGGCAACGGCAAGCACAACCTGCACGTGGTGAACATCTCGACAGGGAAGAAAGTGAAGGGAGGCTCCAGCAAGCTGACAGGCCGCGTGTTGGCCCTGTCTTTCGACTCTCCTGGCCGCATCCTGTGGGCCGGGGATGACCGTGGCAGCgtcttttctttcctgtttgaCATGGCCACGG gAAAGCTGACAAAGGCTAAGCGGCTTGTGGTGCACGAGGGCAGCTCCATCACCAGCATCTCGGCCCGCTCCTGGATTAGCCGCGAGGCCCGTGACCCCTCCTTGCTCATTAACGCCTGTGTTAACAAGCTGCTGTTGTACAG GGTGGTGGATAACGAAGGGACCCTGCAGCTGAAGCGGAGCTTCCAGATCCAGCAGAGCACGCACCCGGTCCGCAGCATCTTCTGCCCCCTCATGTCTTTCCGCCAGGGAGCTTGTGTGG TGACGGGGAGCGAGGACATGTGTGTTTACTTCTTCGACGTGGAAAGAGCCACCAAAGCCATCGTCAATAAACTACAAGGCCACAGTGCGGCTGTGCTGGATGTCAGCTTCAACTGTGACGAAAGCCTGCTTGCCTCTAGCGATGCCAAGGGCATGGTCATTGTCTGGCGCCGAGAGCAGAAGTAG
- the WDR13 gene encoding WD repeat-containing protein 13 isoform X5: MPAFSFRTQYIRRRSQLLRENAKAGYEPTLRKQYLRLRGQLLAQRYGPLSEQSSFRAYSNSIVRSSRTTLDRMEDFEEDPRTLGARGHRRSVSRGSYQLQAQMNRAVYDDRPPGSVVPTSVAEASRAMAGDTTLSENYAFAGMYHIFDQHVDEAVPKVQFANDDKHLLACCSLDGSISVCQLVPTPPVVLRVLKGHSRGVSDFAWSLSNDIIVSTSLDTTMRIWATEDGKCIREIPDPDGAELLCCTFQPINNNLTVVGNGKHNLHVVNISTGKKVKGGSSKLTGRVLALSFDSPGRILWAGDDRGSVFSFLFDMATGKLTKAKRLVVHEGSSITSISARSWISREARDPSLLINACVNKLLLYRVVDNEGTLQLKRSFQIQQSTHPVRSIFCPLMSFRQGACVVTGSEDMCVYFFDVERATKAIVNKLQGHSAAVLDVSFNCDESLLASSDAKGMVIVWRREQK; the protein is encoded by the exons ATGCCGGCCTTCTCA TTCCGCACCCAGTACATCCGGCGCCGCAGCCAGCTGCTGCGGGAGAATGCCAAGGCCGGCTACGAGCCCACCCTGCGCAAGCAGTACCTGAGGCTGCGGGGCCAGCTCCTGGCCCAGCGCTACGGGCCTCTTTCGGAGCAGAGCAGCTTCCGAGCCTACAGCAACAGCATAGTCCGCAGCAGCCGCACCACGCTCGACCGCATGGAG GACTTTGAGGAGGATCCCCGCACCCTGGGCGCCCGTGGACACCGCCGCTCCGTCAGCCGTGGCTCCTATCAGCTGCAGGCCCAGATGAACCGGGCCGTCTACGATGACAG GCCCCCAGGCAGCGTGGTGCCCACATCTGTGGCCGAGGCAAGTCGGGCCATGGCGGGTGACACCACCCTGAGTGAAAATTACGCCTTTGCTGGCATGTACCATATCTTCGACCAGCACGTGGATGAGGCAG TCCCCAAGGTACAGTTTGCCAACGACGACAAACACCTGCTGGCCTGCTGCTCACTGGACGGCAGCATCTCGGTGTGCCAGCTGGTCCCCACGCCGCCCGTGGTGTTGCGGGTGCTGAAGGGGCACTCCCGGGGGGTGTCGGACTTCGCCTGGTCCCTCTCCAATGACATCATCGTCTCCACCTCACTGGACACGACCATGCGCATCTGGGCCACTGAGGATGGCAAGTGCATTCGTGAGATCCCGGACCCCGATGGGGCTGAGCTGCTCTGCTGCACCTTCCAGCCCATCAACAACAACCTGACCGTG GTGGGCAACGGCAAGCACAACCTGCACGTGGTGAACATCTCGACAGGGAAGAAAGTGAAGGGAGGCTCCAGCAAGCTGACAGGCCGCGTGTTGGCCCTGTCTTTCGACTCTCCTGGCCGCATCCTGTGGGCCGGGGATGACCGTGGCAGCgtcttttctttcctgtttgaCATGGCCACGG gAAAGCTGACAAAGGCTAAGCGGCTTGTGGTGCACGAGGGCAGCTCCATCACCAGCATCTCGGCCCGCTCCTGGATTAGCCGCGAGGCCCGTGACCCCTCCTTGCTCATTAACGCCTGTGTTAACAAGCTGCTGTTGTACAG GGTGGTGGATAACGAAGGGACCCTGCAGCTGAAGCGGAGCTTCCAGATCCAGCAGAGCACGCACCCGGTCCGCAGCATCTTCTGCCCCCTCATGTCTTTCCGCCAGGGAGCTTGTGTGG TGACGGGGAGCGAGGACATGTGTGTTTACTTCTTCGACGTGGAAAGAGCCACCAAAGCCATCGTCAATAAACTACAAGGCCACAGTGCGGCTGTGCTGGATGTCAGCTTCAACTGTGACGAAAGCCTGCTTGCCTCTAGCGATGCCAAGGGCATGGTCATTGTCTGGCGCCGAGAGCAGAAGTAG